In Cyclopterus lumpus isolate fCycLum1 chromosome 9, fCycLum1.pri, whole genome shotgun sequence, a single genomic region encodes these proteins:
- the LOC117736346 gene encoding myosin regulatory light chain 2, atrial isoform-like — translation MFEQSQIQEFKEAFGCIDQDRDGVIKKQDLKETYGQLGKVNVKDEELDEMLNEGKGPINFTVFLTLFGEKLNGTDPEDTILAAFKLFDPNGTGFVNKDEFKRLLMNQADKFTADEVEEAFALAPIDPTGNIDYKSLCYIITHGDEKEES, via the exons ATGTTTGAGCAGTCCCAGATACAGGAGTTCAAGGAG GCCTTTGGATGTATTGACCAAGACAGAGATGGGGTCATAAAAAAACAGGACCTGAAGGAGACCTATGGACAGCTGG GGAAGGTTAATGTCAAAGACGAGGAGCTGGACGAGATGCTGAATGAGGGGAAGGGTCCCATCAACTTCACCGTGTTCCTCACTCTTTTTGGGGAGAAACTAAACG gcactgaccctgaagacaccATACTTGCTGCCTTCAAACTGTTTGACCCCAATGGGACGGGCTTTGTCAACAAGGATGA GTTTAAGCGGTTGCTGATGAATCAGGCTGATAAATTCACAGCAGATGAG gtggaggaggccTTCGCTCTCGCTCCCATCGACCCGACTGGCAACATCGACTACAAGTCCCTCTGCTACATCATCACGCACGGAGATGAGAAGGAAGAATCCTAA
- the LOC117736413 gene encoding LOW QUALITY PROTEIN: hexokinase-4-like (The sequence of the model RefSeq protein was modified relative to this genomic sequence to represent the inferred CDS: inserted 2 bases in 1 codon) — MFSLVILLHLTILXLLNSVVSQILSEFGLKKDELKEVMKRMQREMDRGLRLETHEEASVKMLPTYVCSTPEGSVCVLTEVGDFLALDLGGTNFRVMLVKVGEDEERVWKVETKNQMYSIPEDAMTGTAQMLFDYIAECMSDFLDKHHIKHKKLPLGFTFSFPVRHEDIDKGILLNWTKGFKASGAEGNNIVGLLRDAIKRRGDFEMDVVAMVNDTVATMISCYYEDRSCEVGMIVGTGCNACYMEEMKTVELVEGEEGRMCVNTEWGAFGNNGELEEFRLEYDKVVDETSINPGQQLYEKLISGKYMGELVRLVLIKLVNEDLLFNGEASELLKTRGSFETRYVSQMESDTGDRKQIYNILSSLGVLPSELDCDIVRQVCESVSTRSAHMCGAGLAAVINLMRERRSQEALKITVGIDGSVYKLHPCFRDRFHKIVRDLTPHCEITFIQSEEGSGRGAALISAVACKMATSMLTQ, encoded by the exons CAGATCCTGTCAGAGTTCGGGCTGAAGAAGGACGAGCTCAAAGAAGTCATGAAGAGGATGCAGCGCGAGATGGACAGAGGGCTGCGTCTGGAGACGCACGAAGAGGCCAGCGTGAAAATGCTCCCAACGTATGTCTGCTCCACCCCCGAGGGATCAG tgtgtgttttgacagaGGTGGGGGATTTCCTGGCTCTGGACCTGGGGGGGACCAACTTCCGCGTGATGCTCGTGAAGGTGGGTGAGGACGAGGAGAGGGTCTGGAAggtggagaccaagaaccaGATGTACTCCATTCCTGAGGATGCTATGACGGGCACTGCCCAAATG CTATTTGACTACATAGCAGAGTGCATGTCCGACTTCTTGGACAAGCATCACATAAAGCACAAGAAGCTCCCTCTGGGTTTCACCTTCTCCTTTCCTGTACGACACGAGGACATCGACAAG GGCATCCTGCTGAACTGGACCAAAGGCTTCAAGGCCTCCGGGGCGGAGGGGAACAACATCGTGGGTTTGCTCCGAGACGCCATCAAGAGACGAGGG GACTTCGAGATGGAcgtggttgccatggtgaacGACACAGTGGCCACCATGATTTCCTGCTACTACGAGGACCGCAGCTGCGAGGTCGGGATGATTGTCG GCACGGGTTGCAACGCGTGTTacatggaggagatgaagaccGTGGAGCTggtggaaggggaggagggCCGCATGTGCGTGAACACAGAGTGGGGGGCGTTCGGCAACAacggggagctggaggagtTCCGGCTGGAGTACGACAAAGTGGTGGACGAGACCTCGATTAACCCCGGGCAGCAGCT GTACGAGAAGCTGATCAGCGGGAAGTATATGGGCGAGCTGGTCAGGCTCGTTCTGATCAAGCTGGTGAACGAGGACCTGCTGTTTAACGGCGAGGCCTCCGAGCTGCTGAAGACACGTGGCAGCTTTGAGACCCGCTACGTCTCACAgatggagag tgACACCGGGGACAGAAAACAAATCTACAACATCCTGTCCTCGCTGGGCGTCCTGCCCTCAGAGCTGGACTGCGACATCGTGCGTCAGGTCTGCGAGAGCGTGTCCACGCGCTCCGCTCACATGTGCGGCGCGGGGCTCGCCGCCGTCATCAACCTGATGCGGGAGCGACGCAGCCAGGAGGCCCTGAAGATCACGGTGGGGATCGACGGATCCGTCTACAAGCTGCACCCATG TTTCCGTGACAGGTTCCACAAAATCGTCCGGGACCTCACGCCTCACTGCGAGATCACCTTCATCCAGTCGGAGGAGGGGAGCGGCCGCGGCGCCGCCCTCATCTCGGCGGTGGCCTGCAAGATGGCCACCAGCATGctgacacaataa